From a single Paraburkholderia sp. D15 genomic region:
- a CDS encoding lipid A biosynthesis lauroyl acyltransferase, with translation MKSRIIICLTTGLLRALALLPYGVVARIGTGLGALLYRIPSARRRVVHTNLKLCFPDLSDEARERLARAHFCHVIRSYVERGPQWFGNARALARLVEVESAIDLSDMQSQPTIFVGFHFVGIEAGCMMYSTRHPVASLYTPMSNRVLDAMARRQRGRFGTEMIPRSDSVRRALRVLRDGKPVMLAADMDFGLRDSVFVPFFGVPACTLTSVSRMARAGNARVVPFVTEVLPDYRGYKLTIFDALSNFPSDDVAVDARRITEFLETQVRRIPEQYYWVHKRFKNRPAGEAGVY, from the coding sequence GTGAAAAGTCGAATCATCATCTGTCTGACGACAGGTCTGCTGCGCGCGCTCGCGCTCCTGCCGTACGGCGTCGTCGCGCGGATCGGCACCGGCCTCGGCGCGTTGCTGTATCGCATACCAAGCGCGCGGCGGCGGGTCGTGCACACCAATCTGAAACTCTGTTTTCCCGATCTGAGCGACGAGGCGCGCGAACGGCTCGCGCGCGCGCATTTCTGCCACGTGATTCGCAGCTACGTCGAGCGCGGGCCGCAATGGTTCGGCAATGCGCGCGCGCTGGCGCGGCTCGTGGAAGTGGAGAGCGCGATCGACCTGTCCGACATGCAGTCGCAGCCGACGATTTTCGTCGGCTTCCATTTCGTCGGTATCGAGGCGGGCTGCATGATGTATTCGACGCGGCATCCGGTCGCGTCGCTCTACACGCCGATGTCGAACCGCGTGCTCGACGCGATGGCACGGCGTCAGCGCGGCCGCTTCGGCACGGAGATGATTCCGCGCAGCGACAGCGTGCGGCGCGCGTTGCGCGTGCTGCGCGACGGCAAGCCGGTGATGCTGGCGGCCGACATGGATTTCGGCTTGCGCGATTCGGTGTTCGTGCCGTTTTTCGGCGTGCCGGCCTGCACCTTGACCTCGGTATCGCGGATGGCGCGCGCGGGCAATGCGCGCGTGGTGCCGTTCGTGACGGAAGTGCTTCCCGACTATCGCGGCTACAAGCTGACGATCTTCGATGCGCTCAGCAATTTTCCGTCGGACGACGTCGCGGTCGACGCGCGCAGGATTACCGAATTTCTCGAGACGCAGGTGCGGCGGATTCCCGAGCAGTATTACTGGGTGCACAAGCGCTTCAAGAACCGGCCGGCGGGAGAGGCGGGGGTGTATTGA
- a CDS encoding efflux transporter outer membrane subunit yields MLHTRYPHYPRLVALAGVACTLAACSFGPSGTPPAMPQPAHYGAAAQPERTVVAQGVAQQFVVGAKPVPEWWKLYRSDALNALVDEGLRNSPTLAATDKSLAAAREQLRAQIGSSMLPTIDAGGQATRNRALTIPGFGPPTALYDVFVGQLQAHYTIDLFGASRLADAALASRVNVQAYQFDAARRALAANIVTAALTSAALRAQIDTTERLVTIADDQARDTQRRYVLGAVSHADQLSAQQSAASLAASLPGLRQQLATTRHALAVLLGRTPDAAPDDLVLAQLQVPGQVPVVVPSELLRTRPDIQAADAAVKAAAADVGVATAQMFPTLSLSASMGQGGFSWPTMLSGAGAIWSLGASLSQPLFHGGALFAQRRAAVDTYDATVSQYRQTVLAAFQNVADSLAALEHDAQALDAANTAARSAQAIFEETSGRYRLGALPIASTRSSEQQFRNAQLDEIRYTSARLTDTAALFQAMGNPPVEAGQTASAASTTSAASGVDATH; encoded by the coding sequence ATGCTTCATACGCGCTATCCACACTACCCGCGCCTCGTCGCGCTGGCCGGCGTCGCGTGCACGCTCGCGGCCTGCTCGTTCGGCCCCAGCGGCACGCCGCCCGCGATGCCGCAGCCGGCGCACTATGGCGCCGCCGCGCAGCCCGAGCGCACGGTCGTCGCGCAAGGTGTCGCGCAGCAATTCGTGGTCGGCGCGAAGCCGGTGCCCGAATGGTGGAAGCTGTACCGTTCGGACGCGCTGAATGCGCTCGTCGACGAAGGCTTGCGCAACAGTCCGACGCTCGCGGCGACCGACAAAAGCCTCGCCGCCGCGCGCGAACAGTTGCGTGCGCAGATCGGCAGCTCGATGCTGCCGACCATCGACGCCGGCGGCCAGGCGACCCGCAACCGCGCGTTGACGATTCCCGGCTTCGGGCCGCCGACGGCGCTCTACGACGTGTTCGTCGGCCAGTTGCAGGCGCATTACACGATCGACCTGTTCGGCGCATCGCGTCTCGCCGATGCGGCGCTCGCCTCGCGCGTGAACGTGCAGGCGTATCAGTTCGACGCCGCGCGCCGCGCGCTGGCCGCCAACATCGTGACGGCCGCGTTGACGAGCGCCGCGTTGCGCGCGCAGATCGACACGACCGAGCGCCTCGTGACGATCGCCGACGATCAGGCGCGCGACACGCAACGGCGCTACGTGCTGGGCGCGGTCTCGCACGCCGATCAGTTGAGCGCGCAACAAAGCGCGGCGAGTCTGGCGGCGAGCCTGCCCGGTTTGCGTCAGCAGCTGGCGACCACGCGCCACGCGCTGGCGGTGCTGCTCGGCCGCACGCCGGATGCGGCGCCCGACGATCTCGTGCTCGCGCAATTGCAGGTGCCCGGCCAGGTGCCGGTGGTGGTGCCGTCGGAACTGCTGCGCACGCGGCCCGACATCCAGGCGGCCGATGCCGCGGTCAAGGCCGCCGCGGCCGACGTCGGCGTCGCCACCGCGCAGATGTTCCCGACGCTGTCGCTGAGCGCGTCGATGGGACAAGGCGGGTTCAGCTGGCCGACCATGCTCTCGGGGGCGGGCGCGATCTGGAGTCTCGGCGCGTCGCTGTCGCAGCCGCTGTTCCATGGCGGTGCGCTGTTCGCGCAGCGGCGCGCGGCGGTCGATACGTACGACGCGACCGTCTCGCAGTACAGGCAGACGGTGCTGGCCGCGTTCCAGAACGTCGCGGATTCGCTCGCGGCGCTCGAACACGATGCGCAGGCGCTCGACGCGGCGAACACGGCCGCGCGCTCGGCGCAGGCGATTTTCGAGGAAACCTCGGGACGGTACCGGCTGGGCGCATTGCCGATCGCATCGACGCGGTCGAGCGAACAGCAGTTCCGCAATGCGCAGCTCGACGAGATCCGCTATACGAGCGCAAGGCTGACGGATACGGCGGCGTTGTTTCAGGCGATGGGGAATCCGCCGGTGGAAGCTGGGCAAACCGCATCGGCCGCATCGACTACGTCGGCAGCCTCCGGCGTCGACGCAACCCACTGA
- a CDS encoding efflux RND transporter permease subunit, whose product MSTTHEEGRFNLSAWALRHQALVVFLIALATAFGILAYTKLAQSEDPPFTFRVMVIRTFWPGATARQVQEQVTDRIGRKLQETPAIDFVRSYSRPGESLMFFSMKDSAPVKDVPETWYQVRKKVGDIAATLPPGIQGPFFNDEFGDVYTNIYTLEGDGFSPAQLHDYADQLRTVLLRVPGVGKVDYFGDPDQHIYVEITNTQLTRLGISPQQLGQAINAQNSVSAAGTLTTTDDRVFVRPSGQFKDVNALADTLIRINNRSFRLGDIATIKRGYDDPVVTQMRSGGKAVLGIGVTMQPGGDVIQLGKALDQQMAQLRRALPAGLQLAEVASMPHAVALSVDDFLEAVAEAIAIVLVVSLVSLGVRTGMVVVISIPVVLAVTALCMYLFDIGLHKVSLGTLVLALGLLVDDAIIAVEMMSVKLEQGWNRTRAAAYAYTSTAFPMLTGTLVTVSGFLPIALAKSSTGEYTRSIFEVSAIALIASWLAAVVLIPLLGYHMLPERKRQAHEADDHEHDIYDTRFYKRLRGWIGWCIERRFVVLIITVLLFVLAMAGFTLVPQQFFPSSDRPELLVDVRLPEGASFDATLREAKRLEQALVGRPEIDHTVDFVGSGAPRFYLPLDQQLQTPNFAQFVITAKSVKDREKLAKWLEPELRDHFPAIRTRLSRLENGPPVGYPVQFRVSGDDIATVRGIAERVAATLRADRGTSNVQFDWDEPAERSVRFEVDQKKARELGVSSDDISSFLAMTLSGYTVTQYRERDKLISVDLRAPKAERVDPAHLVTLAMPTPNGPVPLGTLGHLRNDLEYGVIWERDRQPTITVQSDVMPGAQGIDVTHSVDKALAPIRATLPVGYRIEIGGSVEESGKGQASINAQMPIMIVAVLTLLMIQLQSFARVLMVVLTAPLGLIGVVATLLLFGQPFGFVAMLGVIAMFGIIMRNSVILVDQIEQDIASGHKRFDAIVGATVRRFRPITLTAAAAVLALIPLLRSNFFGPMATALMGGITSATILTLFYLPALYATSFRVRGDEREPRTPSSSGAAHSGN is encoded by the coding sequence ATGAGCACCACGCATGAAGAGGGACGCTTCAACCTGTCCGCATGGGCGCTGCGCCACCAGGCGCTGGTCGTTTTCCTGATCGCGCTCGCCACCGCCTTCGGCATTCTCGCGTACACGAAACTCGCGCAGTCCGAAGATCCGCCGTTCACGTTCCGCGTGATGGTGATCCGCACCTTCTGGCCCGGCGCGACCGCGCGGCAGGTGCAGGAACAGGTCACGGACCGCATCGGCCGCAAATTGCAGGAAACGCCCGCGATCGATTTCGTGCGCAGCTACTCGCGCCCGGGCGAATCGCTGATGTTCTTCTCGATGAAGGACTCGGCGCCGGTCAAGGACGTGCCCGAAACCTGGTACCAGGTGCGCAAGAAAGTCGGCGATATCGCGGCGACGCTGCCGCCGGGCATTCAGGGCCCGTTCTTCAACGACGAATTCGGCGACGTCTACACCAACATCTACACGCTCGAAGGCGACGGCTTTTCCCCCGCGCAACTGCACGACTACGCGGACCAGTTGCGCACGGTGCTGCTGCGCGTGCCGGGCGTCGGCAAGGTCGATTACTTCGGCGACCCGGACCAGCACATCTACGTCGAGATCACCAACACGCAGCTCACGCGCCTCGGCATTTCGCCGCAGCAGCTCGGCCAGGCGATCAACGCGCAGAACAGCGTGTCGGCGGCGGGCACGCTGACCACCACCGACGACCGTGTGTTCGTGCGCCCCTCCGGCCAGTTCAAGGACGTCAACGCGCTCGCCGACACGCTGATCCGCATCAACAACCGCTCGTTCCGGCTCGGCGACATCGCCACCATCAAGCGCGGCTACGACGACCCCGTCGTCACGCAGATGCGTTCCGGCGGCAAGGCCGTGCTCGGCATCGGCGTGACGATGCAGCCCGGCGGCGATGTGATCCAGCTCGGCAAGGCGCTCGACCAGCAGATGGCCCAGTTGCGCCGCGCGCTGCCCGCCGGCCTGCAACTCGCCGAAGTGGCGAGCATGCCGCACGCGGTCGCGCTGTCCGTCGACGACTTCCTCGAGGCGGTGGCCGAGGCGATCGCGATCGTGCTGGTGGTGAGCCTCGTCTCGCTGGGCGTGCGCACCGGCATGGTGGTGGTGATCTCGATTCCGGTCGTGCTCGCCGTCACCGCGCTGTGCATGTACCTGTTCGACATCGGCCTGCACAAGGTGTCGCTCGGCACGCTGGTGCTCGCGCTCGGCCTGCTGGTCGACGACGCGATCATCGCGGTCGAGATGATGTCGGTGAAACTGGAGCAAGGCTGGAACCGTACCCGCGCCGCGGCCTACGCGTACACCAGCACCGCGTTTCCGATGCTGACCGGCACGCTCGTCACCGTGTCCGGCTTCCTGCCGATCGCGCTCGCCAAATCGAGCACCGGCGAATACACGCGCTCGATCTTCGAGGTCTCGGCGATCGCGCTGATCGCGTCGTGGCTCGCGGCGGTGGTGCTGATTCCGCTGCTCGGCTATCACATGCTGCCGGAACGCAAACGCCAGGCGCACGAAGCCGACGACCACGAACACGACATCTACGACACGCGCTTCTACAAGCGGCTGCGCGGCTGGATCGGCTGGTGCATCGAGCGGCGCTTCGTCGTGTTGATCATCACCGTGCTGCTGTTCGTGCTGGCCATGGCGGGCTTCACGCTGGTGCCGCAACAGTTCTTCCCGAGCTCGGATCGTCCCGAGTTGCTGGTCGACGTGCGGCTGCCCGAAGGCGCGTCGTTCGACGCGACGCTGCGCGAGGCCAAACGGCTCGAACAGGCGCTGGTCGGCCGGCCGGAAATCGATCACACGGTGGACTTCGTCGGCAGCGGCGCGCCGCGTTTCTATCTGCCGCTCGACCAGCAATTGCAGACGCCGAATTTCGCGCAGTTCGTGATCACCGCGAAATCGGTCAAGGACCGCGAGAAGCTCGCAAAGTGGCTTGAACCAGAATTGCGCGATCATTTCCCGGCGATCCGCACGCGTCTGTCGCGGCTGGAAAACGGGCCGCCGGTCGGCTATCCGGTGCAGTTCCGCGTGAGCGGCGACGACATCGCCACCGTGCGCGGCATCGCCGAGCGCGTCGCGGCGACGCTGCGCGCCGATCGCGGCACCAGCAACGTGCAGTTCGACTGGGACGAACCGGCCGAACGCAGCGTGCGCTTCGAAGTCGATCAGAAGAAAGCGCGCGAGCTGGGCGTGAGTTCCGACGACATCTCCAGCTTCCTCGCGATGACGCTGTCGGGCTACACGGTCACGCAATACCGCGAACGCGACAAGCTGATCAGCGTCGATCTGCGCGCGCCGAAGGCCGAACGCGTGGACCCCGCCCACCTCGTCACGCTGGCGATGCCGACGCCGAACGGTCCGGTGCCGCTCGGCACGCTCGGTCATCTGCGCAACGATCTGGAGTACGGCGTGATCTGGGAACGCGATCGCCAGCCCACCATCACGGTGCAGTCCGACGTGATGCCGGGCGCGCAAGGCATCGACGTCACGCATTCGGTGGACAAAGCGCTCGCGCCGATCCGCGCGACGCTGCCGGTTGGCTACCGGATCGAGATCGGCGGCTCGGTCGAGGAAAGCGGCAAGGGCCAGGCGTCGATCAATGCGCAGATGCCGATCATGATCGTCGCCGTGCTGACCCTGCTGATGATCCAGTTGCAGAGCTTCGCGCGCGTGCTGATGGTGGTGCTGACCGCGCCGCTCGGATTGATCGGCGTGGTCGCCACGCTGCTGCTGTTCGGCCAGCCGTTCGGCTTCGTCGCGATGCTCGGCGTGATCGCGATGTTCGGCATCATCATGCGTAACTCGGTGATTCTGGTCGACCAGATCGAGCAGGACATCGCGTCGGGGCACAAACGTTTCGACGCGATCGTCGGCGCGACCGTGCGGCGCTTCCGGCCGATCACGCTGACCGCCGCCGCCGCGGTGCTCGCGCTGATTCCGCTGTTGCGCTCGAACTTCTTCGGTCCGATGGCGACCGCGCTGATGGGCGGCATCACCAGCGCGACCATTCTCACGCTGTTCTATCTGCCCGCGCTGTACGCCACGTCGTTCCGCGTGCGCGGCGACGAACGCGAGCCGCGCACGCCGTCCTCGTCCGGCGCGGCGCATTCGGGAAATTGA
- a CDS encoding efflux RND transporter periplasmic adaptor subunit, producing the protein MRPQFHRHGPRARRAALAFTLAGAVALAACSKKEAAAPTPRPVVVAAVHADGVAQQAASLPGEVQARYSTPLSFRVAGKIVERRVRLGDTVKNGEIVARLDPADQRKNAASAQAQLAAAEHALVYAKQQLDRDQAQAKENLIAPAQLEQTTNAYASAAAQRDQAAQQAALSKDQLQYTTLVADHAGVITAEQADTGQNVSAGQAVYNLAWSGDVDVVVDVPESALAALSVGQTAKVTLAALPGRTFSARVRELSPAADPQSRTYRARLTLVEPGPDVRLGMTADIALAAPAPASAAASASSPAGNAANQGGPFTIPATALFHDGTQPAVWVVRATDNALELRRVTVTRYNERTIVIGQGLKDGERVVLQGVHTVSAGEKVHPVAPLHPEDFAS; encoded by the coding sequence ATGCGCCCGCAGTTCCATCGGCATGGTCCGCGCGCACGTCGTGCGGCGCTGGCATTCACGCTGGCCGGCGCCGTCGCGCTGGCCGCCTGCTCGAAGAAGGAAGCCGCGGCGCCCACGCCGCGTCCCGTGGTCGTCGCCGCCGTGCATGCGGACGGTGTCGCGCAACAGGCCGCGTCGCTGCCCGGCGAAGTGCAGGCGCGCTATTCGACGCCACTGTCGTTCCGCGTCGCCGGCAAGATCGTCGAGCGGCGCGTGCGCCTCGGCGACACCGTGAAGAACGGCGAGATCGTCGCCCGTCTCGATCCGGCGGATCAGCGGAAGAATGCCGCCAGCGCACAGGCGCAACTGGCCGCCGCCGAACACGCGCTCGTCTACGCCAAACAACAGCTCGACCGCGACCAGGCGCAGGCGAAGGAAAACCTGATTGCGCCCGCGCAGCTCGAACAGACCACGAATGCGTACGCATCGGCGGCCGCGCAGCGCGATCAGGCCGCGCAGCAGGCCGCGTTGTCGAAAGATCAGTTGCAGTACACCACGCTCGTTGCCGATCACGCGGGCGTGATCACCGCCGAGCAGGCCGATACCGGTCAGAACGTGTCCGCCGGCCAGGCCGTGTACAACCTCGCGTGGAGCGGCGATGTCGACGTGGTGGTCGACGTGCCGGAAAGCGCGCTGGCCGCGCTGTCGGTCGGACAAACCGCGAAGGTCACGCTGGCCGCGCTGCCGGGCCGCACGTTCAGCGCGCGCGTGCGCGAACTCTCGCCCGCCGCCGATCCGCAAAGCCGTACCTATCGCGCCCGGCTGACGCTCGTCGAACCCGGACCGGACGTGCGCCTCGGCATGACCGCGGACATCGCGCTCGCCGCGCCTGCGCCGGCATCGGCCGCCGCTTCCGCGTCTTCCCCGGCCGGCAACGCCGCGAATCAAGGCGGCCCGTTCACGATCCCCGCCACCGCGCTGTTCCACGACGGCACGCAACCGGCCGTATGGGTCGTGCGCGCCACGGACAACGCGCTGGAACTGCGCCGCGTCACCGTCACGCGCTACAACGAACGCACCATCGTGATCGGCCAGGGGCTCAAGGACGGCGAACGCGTCGTGCTGCAAGGCGTGCATACCGTCAGCGCCGGCGAGAAAGTCCACCCGGTCGCGCCGCTGCATCCCGAGGACTTCGCTTCATGA
- a CDS encoding TetR/AcrR family transcriptional regulator, translating to MKRQRLTREQSKDQTRQRLLDAAQAIFMKKGYVAASVEDIAGAAGYTRGAFYSNFRGKSEMFLELLRRDHEVMQAGLHAIFESAASREEMEARVLHYYSTLHRENKCFLLWVEAKLLAVRDGRFRVRFNAFINEKLEQMEAYIREFSARVGTPLLMPPETLALGLIGLCDGLQFFYAMDPQNVPSERVEKVLGSFFARAVFGRDA from the coding sequence ATGAAAAGGCAACGACTGACACGCGAGCAGAGCAAGGACCAGACGCGCCAGCGTCTGCTCGATGCTGCGCAAGCGATTTTTATGAAGAAGGGCTATGTCGCGGCGAGTGTCGAGGACATCGCCGGCGCGGCAGGTTATACGCGCGGTGCGTTCTATTCGAACTTCCGCGGCAAGAGCGAGATGTTTCTCGAACTACTGCGCCGCGATCATGAGGTGATGCAGGCGGGCCTGCACGCGATCTTCGAGAGCGCGGCCTCGCGGGAGGAAATGGAAGCACGCGTGCTGCATTACTACAGCACACTGCATCGCGAGAACAAATGTTTTCTGCTGTGGGTCGAGGCGAAGCTGCTCGCGGTGCGCGACGGTCGCTTCCGGGTGCGCTTCAATGCGTTCATCAACGAGAAGCTGGAGCAGATGGAGGCGTATATCCGCGAGTTTTCGGCGCGGGTCGGCACGCCGCTGTTGATGCCGCCGGAAACGCTGGCGCTCGGTTTGATAGGTTTGTGCGACGGCTTGCAGTTCTTCTACGCGATGGATCCGCAGAACGTGCCGTCGGAACGTGTCGAGAAAGTGCTGGGATCGTTCTTCGCGCGCGCGGTGTTCGGCCGCGACGCTTGA
- a CDS encoding LysR family transcriptional regulator, translating to MNQLQSMRVFVKVADLGSFVGAAGALDLSTAVVTRHVADLEARLGTRLLNRTTRRLSLTESGATYLERVRHILDDLEGVEQMVVARNHEPVGTLRIVAPVVFGLHSLAPVVQSYAARYPDVMPDVTLADRQVDLVEEGYDVGIMVARHMRSASIVTRRLTTGYMTVCATPAYLAQHGTPTRPEHLLDHPCLSRPPEQGGDERVFTGPDGGEIRVRPNNAIAANNTEMLRQFALLGMGVAILPSYLIGRDLAAGRLVPLLGDFHLPQIEITIAYPSRLHLPAKVRTFIDHLVEHFQRDEASRAPARGASAGRRAIAPAPTPAQVAMQAADEQANHLMGEAPLPGETAVHRPLRGGGALRARIAAASSSSPL from the coding sequence ATGAATCAATTGCAATCGATGCGCGTGTTCGTCAAGGTCGCCGATCTCGGCAGTTTCGTCGGCGCGGCCGGCGCACTGGACCTGTCCACCGCGGTCGTCACCCGGCATGTCGCCGATCTCGAAGCGCGCCTCGGCACGCGCCTGCTCAACCGCACCACGCGCCGCCTGTCGTTGACCGAGTCCGGCGCGACCTACCTCGAACGCGTGCGGCACATTCTCGACGACCTCGAAGGCGTCGAGCAGATGGTGGTGGCGCGCAATCACGAACCGGTCGGCACCTTGCGGATCGTCGCGCCGGTGGTGTTCGGGCTGCATAGCCTCGCGCCGGTCGTGCAGTCGTACGCGGCGCGCTATCCGGACGTGATGCCCGACGTCACGCTCGCGGACCGGCAGGTCGATCTGGTGGAAGAAGGCTACGACGTCGGCATCATGGTCGCGCGGCACATGCGCAGCGCGAGCATCGTCACGCGCCGGTTGACCACCGGCTACATGACGGTGTGCGCGACGCCCGCCTATCTGGCGCAGCACGGCACGCCGACGCGGCCCGAGCATCTGCTCGATCATCCGTGTCTGAGCCGGCCGCCGGAACAGGGCGGCGACGAGCGCGTGTTCACCGGTCCGGACGGCGGCGAAATCCGCGTGCGGCCGAACAACGCGATCGCGGCGAACAACACCGAAATGCTCCGGCAATTCGCGCTGCTCGGCATGGGCGTGGCGATCCTGCCGAGCTATCTGATCGGCCGCGATCTGGCGGCGGGGCGCCTCGTGCCGTTGCTCGGCGACTTCCATCTGCCGCAGATCGAAATCACGATCGCCTATCCGAGCCGGCTGCATCTGCCCGCGAAGGTGCGGACGTTCATCGATCATCTGGTCGAACATTTCCAGCGGGATGAGGCGTCGCGTGCGCCGGCGCGCGGCGCATCGGCCGGACGGCGCGCGATCGCGCCGGCACCGACGCCCGCGCAGGTTGCCATGCAGGCCGCGGATGAACAGGCGAATCATCTGATGGGCGAAGCGCCGTTGCCTGGCGAAACGGCCGTGCATCGGCCGCTGCGGGGCGGCGGGGCGTTGCGTGCGCGGATCGCGGCGGCGTCTTCGTCTTCGCCGCTTTGA
- a CDS encoding cupin domain-containing protein: MSDATTTRQSYQSINFADKLARFTDHWQPRVIAEMNDYQFKVVRIEGDFLWHEHADTDETFIVLEGELRIDMRDGFVLVSAGEMFVVPKGVEHKPYAEREVKMMLIEPRGVINTGGETNERTSVNDMWI, translated from the coding sequence ATGTCCGACGCCACGACGACCCGACAGTCCTACCAGTCCATCAACTTCGCCGACAAGCTCGCGCGTTTTACCGATCATTGGCAACCGCGCGTGATCGCCGAAATGAACGACTACCAGTTCAAGGTGGTGCGCATCGAGGGCGATTTTCTGTGGCACGAACACGCCGATACCGACGAGACGTTCATCGTGCTGGAAGGCGAGTTGCGCATCGACATGCGCGACGGTTTCGTGCTCGTGTCGGCGGGTGAGATGTTCGTGGTGCCCAAGGGCGTCGAACACAAGCCGTACGCCGAGCGCGAGGTCAAGATGATGCTGATCGAGCCGCGCGGCGTCATCAATACCGGTGGTGAAACCAACGAACGCACGTCGGTCAACGACATGTGGATCTAG
- a CDS encoding AraC family transcriptional regulator, with product MQRLGGADWIYRSPQSNAADGIERIEAFFHDAAYAMHRHDTYAIGHTLAGVQSFRYRGGTANSLPGGTMVLHPDEPHDGQAGTHDGFRYRMIYVDPALFQRALGGKPLPFVKGGLSNDPRLFEATVRLLRATGDALAPLDPLEQDDALYDLAIALDAVAGAASTRRPVDFHAAARARDYLLASLDRAVTLDELAAAAGRDRWSLSRDFRALFGTSPHRYLTMRRLDRVRQLTVRGMSLADASAASGFADQSHMTRHFRQAWGVPPAQWLKMLGKVVPREH from the coding sequence TTGCAGCGCCTCGGCGGCGCCGACTGGATTTACCGCTCGCCGCAGTCGAACGCGGCCGATGGCATCGAACGGATCGAAGCGTTTTTTCATGATGCCGCGTACGCGATGCATCGGCACGATACGTATGCGATCGGCCACACGCTCGCCGGCGTGCAGAGCTTCCGCTATCGCGGCGGCACCGCCAACAGCCTGCCCGGCGGCACGATGGTGCTGCATCCCGACGAGCCGCACGATGGCCAGGCCGGCACGCATGACGGCTTCCGCTACCGGATGATCTACGTCGACCCGGCGCTGTTCCAGCGCGCGCTCGGCGGCAAACCGCTGCCCTTCGTCAAGGGCGGACTGTCGAACGATCCCCGTTTGTTCGAGGCCACCGTGAGGCTGCTGCGCGCCACCGGTGACGCGCTCGCCCCCCTCGATCCGCTCGAACAGGACGACGCGCTCTACGATCTCGCGATCGCGCTCGATGCCGTGGCGGGCGCCGCGAGCACGCGGCGTCCGGTGGATTTTCACGCGGCCGCGCGGGCGCGGGATTATCTGCTGGCCTCGCTCGATCGCGCCGTCACGCTCGACGAACTGGCTGCCGCGGCCGGTCGCGACCGCTGGAGTCTGTCACGCGATTTTCGCGCGCTGTTCGGCACCAGCCCGCATCGCTACCTGACCATGCGGCGTCTCGATCGGGTCAGGCAACTGACGGTGCGCGGCATGTCGCTCGCCGATGCATCGGCGGCCAGCGGTTTCGCGGATCAGAGTCATATGACGCGGCATTTCAGGCAGGCCTGGGGCGTGCCGCCGGCGCAGTGGTTGAAGATGCTGGGTAAGGTGGTGCCGCGCGAGCACTGA
- a CDS encoding DUF2795 domain-containing protein, with protein MTASAIPGESIDLQIADVLGEVRFPANKDALVDAAREAGASNDVLSMLDGLPEQDYADVNSVTRLIGGNFGPGSAA; from the coding sequence ATGACCGCCTCGGCCATTCCCGGCGAATCGATTGATCTGCAGATCGCCGACGTGCTCGGCGAAGTCCGCTTTCCCGCCAACAAGGACGCCCTCGTCGACGCCGCGCGCGAAGCCGGCGCGAGCAACGACGTGCTGTCGATGCTCGACGGCCTGCCGGAGCAGGATTACGCCGATGTGAACAGCGTGACGCGGTTGATCGGCGGCAACTTCGGTCCTGGTTCGGCCGCGTGA